One Ochotona princeps isolate mOchPri1 chromosome 7, mOchPri1.hap1, whole genome shotgun sequence genomic window carries:
- the C7H4orf3 gene encoding uncharacterized protein C4orf3 homolog — protein sequence MSVSKTDLEASSGNANSERHEECWLEMTSRLDDLFTGNSLTGEATCGIQGRSPPDRNRTPSHIRFGRQSKSFPGGETGRTGSGPIWALPGGGRAPASRHACRAARACARRGRAQRPLPGRGASAIRAADAEVRAVGSSQELLHLSGFLLSYRSEMDERAAAAAVADGPDGLRERRVLGEAEGPQQNHCVRPQSGPNGVPKHSYWLDLWLFILIDVVLFIFVYLLP from the exons ATGTCTGTCTCTAAAACTGACTTGGAGGCAAGCTCAGGCAATGCGAACAGTGAGCGGCATGAGGAATGCTGGTTGGAGATGACTTCTAGGCTTGACGACCTTTTTACTGGCAATTCACTC ACAGGAGAGGCGACCTGTGGCATCCAGGGGCGTAGTCCACCTGACAGAAACCGAACGCCAAGTCACATTCGCTTCGGGCGGCAGAGCAAGAGTTTTCCAGGCGGGGAGACTGGAAGAACTGGCTCTgggcccatatgggcacttccGGGCGGCGGCCGCGCACCTGCCTCGCGTCACGCCTGCCGGGCGGCCCGCGCCTGCGCACGGAGAGGGCGGGCCCAGCGCCCGCTTCCGGGGCGGGGAGCGTCGGCTATTAGGGCGGCGGACGCCGAAGTGCGGGCGGTGGGGTCTTCGCAGGAGCTGCTTCATTTGTCGGGATTCCTGCTCTCCTACCGGAGCGAGATGGACgagcgcgcggcggcggcggcggtggccgACGGGCCTGACGGGCTCCGGGAGCGGCGAGTCTTGGGAGAAGCGGAGGGGCCGCAGCAGAACCACTGTGTGCGACCCCAGTCCGGGCCGAACGGGGTCCCGAAGCACTCGTACTGGTTGGATCTTTGGCTCTTCATCCTCATAGATGTGGTGTTGTTCATCTTCGTGTATCTTTTGCCCTG a